The region AATATCTCGTCCGGGCTCGCTCTGGCAGGGAAGATACCATACTTTGCCGCGTATGGTTGCTTTGCTACATCTCGCTGCCTCGATATGATAAGAACTACTATCTGCTATGCTAACTTGAATGTGAAGATAGCCGGCAGTCATGGTGGCTTGCTGACAGGTGAAGATGGCGCGAGCCATCAGGCACTGGAAGAACTCGGACTGATGCGCGTGCTGCCGAATATGACAGTTGTCATTCCGTGCGATTACTGGGAGGCTTTCAAGGCCACCAAGGCTGTCTCCAAGGTGAATGGACCCTGTTACCTGCGCCTTGGTCGAGCGGATGTGCCTGTGCTGACCGAAGAGACCGCTCCTTTCGAGTTGGGCAAGGGAGTCTTGATGCGCGATGGCAGCGATGTCGCGATCGTGGCGTGCGGAGCCATGGTTTACGAAGCCTTACGGGCTGCAGATATTCTTTCAACCGAGGATGTGGAAGCGCAGGTGATAAACATCCACACAGTCAAGCCGATCGATCGGAAGATTCTCACCGATGCCGCAAAGAAGTGTGGTGCGATTGTAGCCGCCGAAGAACACCAGATCTATTGCGGACTCGGCAGCGCTGTCGCGGAAGTCGTCGTCAGGCACGCTCCTGTGCCCATGGAGTTTGTCGGAGTCAACGATCAGTTTGGGATGTCGGGCAAGGGACCTGATCTCCTGGTCAAATTTGGTCTGAAAGACGTGAACATCGCTGACGCTGTCAGGAAAGTCATAGCCAGAAAGCGTTAGAATCGATTATCAATGCACGTTGAGCTGGATGGCAGGCTTTGCGCTGTGAGTTGAATTGCAGTCCATTTTCTATTGCATTAATCCAATAAAATTCGGATAATTGACCTTATGGGTAGAACTTTGAGAGTTGATGTACCGGTTCTCGATATGTGGTCGAAGCCTAAGTCAAATAGTGAGCGAGTCAACCAGCTCATTTGCAATGAGACTGTGACGCGCCTTTCCGAGACGGGTGACTTTGTCCGCATCAGATGCGAGGATAGCTACGTTGGGTGGGTGCGAGCGGATCATCTCCATGCAGACATAATCTCCGCGCACTCCTGGTTTGTTGATGTTCCGGTGGCGTCACTTCTGGATGGCAGCACCGGAAGATTTGTCGGGAAGCTCTCATTCGGTACCAGAATTTCCATTTTGGAGAGGACTGAGACATTTGGCCGCATCAATTTTCGAGGGAAAGATGCATGGATATCTCTTGGGTGCGTCAGCAGGAAACCTCGTTCAAAACAGGCATGGCGCAAGATCAAGAGTTATCTTGAAAACCTCATCGGCACTCCGTATCTCTGGGGCGGCAGGTCCGGTTTCGGCCTCGATTGTTCCGGCATTGTGCAACTTGTGTTCAATAGTT is a window of Candidatus Zixiibacteriota bacterium DNA encoding:
- a CDS encoding transketolase family protein, yielding MVVKERATVEKKKTRVGFGKALLELGRENPNVVAVTADVKGSVNVHYFAEEFPDRFINCGVAEQNACNISSGLALAGKIPYFAAYGCFATSRCLDMIRTTICYANLNVKIAGSHGGLLTGEDGASHQALEELGLMRVLPNMTVVIPCDYWEAFKATKAVSKVNGPCYLRLGRADVPVLTEETAPFELGKGVLMRDGSDVAIVACGAMVYEALRAADILSTEDVEAQVINIHTVKPIDRKILTDAAKKCGAIVAAEEHQIYCGLGSAVAEVVVRHAPVPMEFVGVNDQFGMSGKGPDLLVKFGLKDVNIADAVRKVIARKR
- a CDS encoding C40 family peptidase; translation: MGRTLRVDVPVLDMWSKPKSNSERVNQLICNETVTRLSETGDFVRIRCEDSYVGWVRADHLHADIISAHSWFVDVPVASLLDGSTGRFVGKLSFGTRISILERTETFGRINFRGKDAWISLGCVSRKPRSKQAWRKIKSYLENLIGTPYLWGGRSGFGLDCSGIVQLVFNSCGYSLPRDSSDQRKSGRRVSVMNLKPGDLIFSPGHVSIYYRSGQIIHSSAKAGGVFVENLMPGSSNCRSDIFEKIELVKRLL